From Cecembia calidifontis, one genomic window encodes:
- a CDS encoding IS1634 family transposase: MYFKFSLRKHPDTGILSGYYRLVESYRNADNRVCHRTILNIGFMEDAAPEQLNKIQKHLTEKYEQKASLFDLEEDPIVRRYVEDFWNRIVSSKKLDIKSEQQLSRMVDMDTIQHSNAREIGAENIAFRTWEKLQLTPLLLSAGFSAEDASLAATQVVSRAVYPASELKTVRWIKENSAVCELTGYDMDKITKDKLYKSALELYKVKDSLEKHLSKRTNELFDLQDKIILYDLTNTYFEGEKPNSKLAQYGRSKEKRKDAKLVVLALVVNVEGFIKYSSILEGNIADCNTLAAMIEKLSVHTCTGPAVVVLDAGIATEENLHLIRNKGYSYLCVSRTKLKDYSYVPDRLTTLLETKSKQNIRLRAVSTEKNTDYYLEVKSPSKEKKEEGMKLQFEERFEQELQKIHHALNSKGGVKKTDKVHQRIGRAKEKYPSVQYYYEITVESDPKTEQATAMSWKKNPEREQAKTDNLGVYFLRTNLNVQEEYIIWNIYNTIREIENAFRTLKTDLDLRPIYHKNDDAAMAHLHLGILAYWIVNTVRYQLKQNGIKSCWREIVRVGNTQKVITTSGKNTYDKIITTRKCTVPNKNLKEIYDILKAKYQPFKKRKSVVHKLELKKTEIPKLQLLTGG, encoded by the coding sequence ATGTATTTCAAGTTCTCTTTACGTAAACATCCCGATACGGGAATACTCAGCGGATACTACCGGCTGGTGGAAAGTTACCGTAATGCGGACAACAGGGTGTGTCATCGCACTATCCTGAATATAGGTTTCATGGAGGATGCTGCACCCGAGCAGCTCAACAAAATACAGAAACACCTTACCGAGAAGTATGAGCAGAAGGCTTCTCTTTTTGACCTGGAGGAAGATCCAATCGTCAGACGCTATGTTGAAGACTTCTGGAATCGGATCGTATCTTCCAAGAAGCTGGATATCAAGTCGGAACAGCAGCTGTCACGGATGGTGGATATGGATACCATCCAGCACAGTAATGCCAGGGAAATAGGAGCTGAGAATATTGCTTTCCGGACATGGGAGAAGCTACAGCTTACACCTTTATTACTTTCGGCGGGATTCAGCGCCGAAGATGCCAGTCTTGCAGCCACACAGGTTGTATCCCGTGCGGTATACCCCGCTTCCGAACTCAAAACTGTCCGTTGGATAAAGGAAAACTCGGCAGTCTGTGAGCTTACGGGCTATGATATGGATAAAATAACCAAGGACAAGCTGTACAAAAGTGCGCTTGAGCTGTACAAAGTCAAAGATTCACTCGAAAAGCACCTTTCCAAACGTACCAATGAACTCTTTGATCTGCAGGATAAGATCATCCTTTATGACCTGACCAACACCTACTTTGAGGGAGAAAAGCCGAACAGTAAGCTGGCACAATACGGAAGGAGCAAGGAAAAAAGAAAAGATGCGAAACTTGTTGTGCTGGCACTGGTAGTGAATGTGGAAGGGTTTATCAAGTACTCCTCAATCCTGGAAGGAAACATAGCAGACTGCAACACACTTGCCGCAATGATTGAAAAGCTTTCCGTCCACACCTGTACAGGACCTGCGGTAGTGGTACTCGATGCGGGCATAGCCACCGAAGAAAACCTGCATCTTATCCGGAACAAAGGATACAGCTACCTCTGTGTAAGCAGGACAAAACTCAAGGATTATAGCTATGTGCCCGACAGGCTTACAACTCTGCTGGAAACAAAATCAAAGCAGAACATCAGACTCAGAGCCGTGTCCACAGAAAAAAACACAGACTATTATTTAGAAGTCAAAAGCCCTTCCAAAGAGAAGAAAGAGGAAGGTATGAAGCTACAGTTCGAAGAAAGGTTTGAACAGGAGCTGCAAAAAATACACCATGCCCTCAACAGCAAGGGAGGAGTCAAAAAAACCGATAAAGTCCACCAGCGCATCGGGAGGGCCAAAGAAAAGTATCCATCAGTCCAGTATTATTATGAGATCACTGTTGAAAGTGACCCTAAAACAGAACAGGCAACAGCAATGTCATGGAAGAAAAACCCGGAACGGGAGCAGGCAAAAACCGATAATCTGGGCGTCTATTTTTTACGGACAAACCTGAACGTGCAGGAGGAGTACATCATCTGGAATATCTATAACACTATCAGGGAAATAGAAAATGCCTTCCGTACCCTCAAAACCGACCTGGACCTCAGACCGATTTACCATAAAAATGATGATGCCGCCATGGCACATCTACATCTGGGAATCCTTGCATATTGGATAGTCAATACAGTAAGGTACCAGCTCAAACAGAATGGAATAAAAAGCTGCTGGCGTGAAATAGTAAGAGTAGGCAACACACAAAAGGTCATCACTACTTCAGGGAAAAACACCTATGACAAAATCATTACCACACGCAAGTGTACAGTTCCAAACAAAAACCTAAAAGAAATCTACGACATCCTTAAGGCCAAATATCAACCGTTTAAAAAAAGAAAATCCGTAGTACACAAACTTGAACTCAAAAAAACAGAAATACCCAAATTACAGCTACTTACAGGCGGATAG